A single genomic interval of Zunongwangia sp. HGR-M22 harbors:
- a CDS encoding SusC/RagA family TonB-linked outer membrane protein, with the protein MLILKLLLRAISTLRKPFRCLAFFIFIGFSANAQDGQLITGTVTSESDGLPLPGVNVIIKGTNNGAVTDIDGNYAIEANANDVIVYSFIGYKQQEVSVGTQTEINVALSDDLNALDDVVVVGYGTQRKEDLTGSVSVIDTDEMQKVSNSDVSQMLQGRTAGVTVTADGQPGAGANVRIRGVATFGNSQPLYVVDGVPVGTSIRDFNPNDIESIQVLKDASAGAIYGSRAANGVVIITTKQGRKNSPLKIQYSGYYGIDEVAQRIPVLGREDYQMISNEKRLNAGQPLIPGNDPNSDLFVDDINTDWQSVGLKNGHRQNHNIGLSGGGENITYNASIDYFENEGIFVGNGPDYERYSGRINTVMEKGRFKISPSLYYTHSFENSLTFRDDVLTGGRPPLINDLINAIPTLGVLDPNNEGGYAGTSSEIHQEIILNVPGINSLFTNNVEVDRIFAIVNPQFKILDSENHELTYKLNTSYDKTHVRSFSFVPEFEMGYFFGSGISRLDDNSTIYTVGLIENTLNYKTTLGKNTFDLILGQTYQENKTVIRTAHSEDLPKPYYPILSNGVNQTVGGSLVESSIASYFGRLNYNFDDRYLLTATIRRDGSSRFKEENRWGTFPSLALGWRINNEEFFNVSDDLVSNLKLRVSYGELGNQNIGDYLYQAVINRTIPYNFNLNRVLGGLQTSVINDDIVWETTKSLDIGLESTLFNSKIDLTLDYYRRETEDILVGVPIPWSTGSVNVNPLVNAGSILNSGIEAEITYHHTGEDFNFDISANASTINNEVLALGGNQEPITGAGSRTQIGREVGEHFGFVYDGIFQTQAEVEEHALQPGAAPGDVRFRDLNGDGEINADDRTFLGSALPSVTFGLNFAANYKNFDFTVFTSGAAGYYINSRLYRSLMLSTGYINAHEDILDRWTPDNTNTNIPRVVADDPNNNARDSNRPGWLQKGDYLRINTLSLGYTLPSDIFDKALNSLRVYGTVQNLYTFQHYKGYNPDFNSGILEPGFDNGTYPRPRTFMLGVDLSF; encoded by the coding sequence ATGCTAATTTTAAAATTACTTTTAAGAGCAATTAGTACATTACGAAAACCTTTTCGTTGTTTAGCCTTTTTCATATTTATAGGCTTTTCTGCTAATGCGCAAGATGGCCAGTTGATTACTGGTACTGTAACTTCTGAAAGCGATGGTCTGCCACTGCCCGGAGTTAACGTTATTATTAAGGGTACAAACAATGGAGCAGTTACCGATATCGATGGTAATTACGCTATTGAGGCTAACGCAAACGATGTAATTGTTTATTCCTTTATTGGATATAAGCAGCAGGAGGTTTCAGTTGGTACCCAAACTGAAATTAATGTTGCATTATCTGATGATTTGAATGCTTTAGACGATGTCGTTGTAGTTGGATATGGTACGCAACGTAAGGAAGATCTTACCGGGTCGGTTAGTGTAATAGACACCGACGAAATGCAAAAAGTTTCTAACAGTGATGTTTCTCAAATGCTACAAGGTAGAACAGCCGGTGTTACGGTTACTGCTGATGGACAGCCGGGAGCTGGAGCAAATGTTAGAATTCGTGGAGTAGCTACTTTTGGTAATAGCCAGCCACTTTATGTTGTAGACGGTGTGCCAGTTGGAACATCGATCAGGGATTTTAATCCAAACGACATCGAAAGTATTCAGGTTCTTAAAGATGCTTCTGCAGGTGCAATCTACGGGTCTAGAGCAGCCAATGGAGTTGTAATTATTACTACAAAACAAGGTAGAAAAAATTCGCCATTAAAAATTCAATACAGTGGATATTATGGTATTGATGAAGTGGCTCAAAGAATTCCTGTTTTAGGTAGAGAAGATTACCAGATGATCTCTAATGAGAAGAGATTGAATGCTGGACAGCCTCTAATACCAGGAAACGATCCTAATTCTGATTTATTTGTCGATGATATTAATACAGACTGGCAATCAGTTGGTTTAAAGAATGGACACAGACAAAATCATAACATTGGCTTATCTGGTGGTGGTGAAAATATAACTTATAATGCCTCTATTGATTATTTTGAAAATGAGGGGATTTTTGTAGGTAACGGGCCTGATTACGAAAGATATTCTGGAAGAATTAATACCGTAATGGAAAAAGGAAGGTTTAAGATATCTCCATCATTATACTACACACATAGTTTCGAAAATTCTCTAACCTTTAGAGATGATGTTTTAACTGGTGGCCGTCCTCCTTTAATTAATGATTTAATCAATGCAATTCCAACTTTGGGAGTTTTGGATCCAAATAATGAAGGAGGCTATGCAGGTACTTCTTCAGAAATCCATCAAGAAATAATTTTGAACGTACCAGGAATAAATAGTCTTTTTACTAACAATGTCGAAGTGGACAGAATCTTCGCTATCGTAAATCCTCAATTTAAGATTCTTGACAGTGAAAATCATGAACTAACTTATAAATTGAATACAAGTTACGATAAAACCCATGTTAGAAGTTTTTCATTTGTACCAGAATTTGAAATGGGATATTTCTTTGGATCTGGAATATCAAGATTAGATGATAATTCTACAATCTATACAGTAGGACTAATTGAAAATACCTTAAATTATAAAACGACATTAGGAAAAAATACTTTCGACCTTATATTAGGGCAAACCTATCAGGAAAATAAAACTGTAATTAGAACAGCTCATTCTGAAGATCTACCTAAGCCTTATTATCCTATTCTTTCCAATGGTGTTAATCAAACAGTAGGAGGTTCACTGGTAGAAAGCTCGATAGCTTCTTATTTTGGTAGACTAAACTATAATTTTGATGATAGATATTTACTTACCGCTACTATAAGAAGAGATGGTTCTTCCAGGTTTAAAGAAGAAAATAGATGGGGAACCTTTCCTTCATTAGCTTTGGGATGGCGAATAAATAATGAAGAATTTTTTAATGTTTCAGATGATTTAGTTAGCAATCTGAAATTAAGAGTAAGTTATGGGGAACTGGGTAATCAAAATATAGGCGATTATCTATATCAGGCTGTAATTAATAGAACTATTCCTTATAATTTTAATCTAAATAGGGTTTTAGGTGGTTTACAGACTAGTGTTATAAATGATGATATTGTTTGGGAAACAACAAAGTCTTTAGATATTGGATTAGAATCAACTTTATTCAACTCAAAAATAGATCTTACCTTAGATTATTATAGAAGAGAAACAGAAGATATTTTAGTAGGAGTTCCTATTCCTTGGTCTACTGGTTCTGTTAATGTAAATCCGTTGGTAAATGCTGGAAGTATTCTAAATTCAGGTATTGAGGCTGAAATAACTTACCATCATACAGGTGAAGATTTCAATTTTGATATATCAGCCAATGCAAGTACTATAAATAATGAAGTGCTAGCCTTAGGAGGTAATCAAGAGCCAATAACGGGAGCTGGATCTAGAACTCAAATTGGTAGAGAAGTTGGTGAGCATTTTGGATTTGTTTATGATGGAATTTTTCAAACTCAGGCAGAGGTAGAGGAACACGCTCTTCAGCCAGGTGCTGCACCAGGCGATGTTAGGTTTAGAGATTTAAATGGTGATGGAGAGATAAATGCTGATGATCGAACATTTTTAGGGAGTGCCCTTCCAAGTGTAACATTTGGACTTAATTTCGCTGCAAATTATAAGAATTTTGATTTTACAGTATTTACTTCTGGGGCCGCTGGGTATTACATAAATAGTAGACTTTATAGATCTTTAATGCTTTCTACAGGTTACATCAACGCGCATGAAGATATTTTAGACAGATGGACTCCAGATAATACAAATACAAATATACCTCGCGTGGTTGCAGATGATCCTAATAATAATGCTCGTGATTCCAACAGGCCAGGTTGGTTGCAAAAAGGAGATTACCTTCGAATTAATACTTTATCTTTAGGCTATACTTTACCAAGCGATATCTTTGATAAAGCTTTAAACTCTTTAAGAGTATATGGAACTGTCCAAAACTTATACACATTTCAGCATTACAAAGGATATAATCCAGATTTCAATTCTGGAATATTGGAGCCTGGTTTTGATAACGGGACATATCCAAGGCCTAGAACCTTTATGCTAGGTGTTGATTTATCATTTTAA
- a CDS encoding NUDIX hydrolase, whose protein sequence is MIHSYSTEDKILLAVDCIIFGFDDEELKILLIKRDFEPEKGKWSLMGGFLKKDENLDHAANRILHHLTGLNNVYLEQLYNFSKVDRDPVERTLSVSYFALINITEHDTELTENYSAKWFSLSESPSLIFDHGKMVKHAISRLRYRASNGPIGFELLPEKFTMRQLQKLYEAILNEDLDKRNFINKINSFDILVKLEEKDMSSSRKGSFLYKFDQEKYKKKTDDGFSFKL, encoded by the coding sequence ATGATTCATAGTTATAGTACCGAGGATAAAATTCTGCTTGCTGTAGACTGTATTATTTTTGGCTTCGATGACGAAGAGTTAAAAATATTACTGATTAAACGGGATTTTGAACCAGAAAAGGGAAAATGGTCACTAATGGGTGGCTTCTTAAAAAAGGATGAAAATTTAGACCACGCAGCAAATCGAATTCTACATCATTTAACAGGGCTAAATAATGTATACTTAGAACAGTTATATAACTTTAGTAAGGTAGACCGAGATCCTGTTGAAAGAACTCTATCCGTATCTTATTTTGCTCTTATAAATATTACTGAGCACGATACAGAGCTTACAGAAAATTATTCTGCCAAATGGTTTTCCTTATCTGAATCACCATCGTTAATTTTTGACCACGGTAAGATGGTAAAACATGCCATAAGTCGATTAAGGTATAGAGCTTCCAATGGTCCAATTGGATTTGAATTATTACCGGAAAAATTTACAATGCGTCAGTTACAAAAACTTTATGAGGCGATTTTAAACGAAGATCTGGATAAAAGAAATTTTATTAATAAGATAAATTCATTCGATATACTGGTAAAGCTAGAGGAAAAAGACATGAGTTCTTCCAGAAAAGGTTCTTTTTTATACAAATTCGATCAGGAAAAATATAAGAAAAAAACAGATGATGGCTTTTCTTTTAAACTTTAA
- a CDS encoding T9SS type A sorting domain-containing protein, translated as MKNLSRIAVLVLALVLTNTLSAKDIEVKINNDKLVVELDHSQKGSTLVLTDTNGEVLFKDALMETSYKKALDLHTIPTGTYFLNFEKDDSILTTVITKDAEGVKVNKSASKIFFKPFYKTIEDKVLVSFTNPSYNNATFKVYDQAGNLMTSSTSNDLVVKKTFDFSEVPAGKYVIALNVAGHTITKTITLG; from the coding sequence ATGAAAAATCTATCTAGAATAGCAGTTTTGGTTTTAGCATTAGTATTAACTAATACTTTGAGCGCTAAAGATATAGAAGTTAAAATAAACAATGATAAATTAGTAGTTGAATTAGATCATAGCCAAAAAGGATCTACTTTGGTTCTTACAGATACTAACGGAGAAGTTCTTTTTAAAGATGCACTTATGGAGACTTCTTATAAAAAAGCATTAGATCTTCATACAATTCCTACCGGTACATATTTTTTAAATTTTGAGAAAGACGATAGTATTCTTACTACTGTTATAACTAAAGATGCTGAAGGAGTTAAAGTAAATAAGAGCGCATCAAAAATTTTCTTTAAGCCTTTTTACAAAACAATAGAAGACAAGGTATTAGTATCTTTTACAAACCCAAGCTATAATAACGCAACTTTTAAGGTTTACGATCAAGCAGGTAATCTAATGACCTCTTCTACAAGTAACGATTTAGTAGTTAAGAAAACATTCGATTTTTCTGAAGTTCCTGCAGGAAAATATGTGATTGCTCTTAACGTAGCAGGGCATACTATTACAAAAACTATAACTTTAGGATAA
- a CDS encoding AraC family transcriptional regulator — translation MIKSQRAAFQKIEPQFGSSFKYETFDYHHQNQNNNFWHYHPEIELVYISSGSGKRQIGSHVSYYRQGDLILIGSNLPHCGFTEKLNKYERETVIQIHPEFLGDTFFNIPETKNIVTLLETAKKGIVFHGEDKRYIGEKIEELKYRTPFSRLIALLEIFNHLEEAKNYTILNAKGFVLETELQDNNRINLIFNFVKEEFKRSIALEEVAELTSMTVPAFCRFFKKITGKTFTQFVNEYRLSHAAKLLHEEQMSITDICFECGFNNFSHFNKQFKKFTGKSPSIYRNELRVQIS, via the coding sequence ATGATAAAATCACAAAGAGCAGCTTTTCAAAAGATAGAACCTCAATTTGGTAGTTCTTTTAAATACGAAACTTTCGATTATCACCATCAAAATCAAAATAATAACTTTTGGCATTATCACCCTGAAATCGAACTTGTATATATAAGCAGTGGATCTGGAAAGCGACAAATAGGAAGTCATGTTTCTTATTACCGCCAGGGAGATCTTATATTAATAGGATCTAATTTGCCGCATTGTGGGTTTACTGAGAAATTAAATAAATATGAACGAGAAACTGTAATTCAAATTCATCCAGAGTTTTTAGGAGATACTTTTTTCAATATTCCTGAAACAAAAAATATAGTAACCCTTTTGGAAACTGCTAAAAAGGGTATTGTATTTCATGGGGAAGACAAAAGATATATAGGTGAAAAAATTGAAGAGCTTAAATATCGTACACCATTTAGTAGACTTATTGCACTCTTAGAAATTTTTAATCATCTGGAAGAAGCCAAAAATTACACCATTTTAAATGCTAAAGGCTTTGTTTTAGAAACAGAGCTTCAGGATAATAATCGTATTAATTTAATTTTCAATTTCGTAAAAGAAGAATTTAAGCGTTCTATAGCCTTAGAAGAAGTAGCAGAATTAACCAGTATGACGGTACCAGCATTTTGTAGGTTTTTCAAAAAAATTACCGGAAAAACCTTCACGCAATTTGTAAACGAATATCGACTTTCTCACGCTGCTAAACTTTTACACGAAGAACAAATGAGTATTACTGATATCTGTTTTGAATGTGGTTTTAATAATTTTAGCCACTTCAATAAACAGTTTAAAAAATTCACAGGAAAGTCTCCTTCTATCTATAGAAACGAATTACGCGTGCAGATTTCATAA
- a CDS encoding 4Fe-4S dicluster domain-containing protein, whose translation MAIIITDECINCGACEPECPNTAIYEGADDWRYADGTDLSGDIVLPSGTEANAEEAQEPVSDEYYYIVPDKCTECKGFHEEPQCAAVCPVDCCVPDDDHVESEEVLLEKQKFMHD comes from the coding sequence ATGGCAATCATTATAACAGATGAATGTATAAACTGCGGCGCTTGTGAGCCAGAATGTCCTAATACTGCGATTTATGAAGGAGCAGATGATTGGCGGTATGCAGATGGTACCGATCTTTCTGGTGATATCGTTTTACCATCGGGTACCGAGGCAAATGCAGAAGAAGCACAAGAACCGGTAAGTGATGAATACTATTATATTGTACCAGATAAATGTACAGAATGTAAAGGTTTTCATGAAGAGCCACAATGTGCAGCAGTATGCCCTGTAGATTGTTGCGTACCAGATGACGATCACGTAGAAAGTGAAGAAGTATTGCTAGAAAAGCAAAAGTTTATGCACGATTAA
- a CDS encoding acyl-CoA reductase, whose protein sequence is MTIKERISYFSKLGDFLKNFKAEDTSALNLSEMDRKYFDKLQEKVNSAVHYNGWFTKENVLFSLDQWSKALTSENLEIWLAPYNFQEEQNPKTIAVIMAGNIPLVGFHDFLSVLISGHNVLIKQSDNDKQLLPILCNYLVELNSEFKSKIRITKDRLEDFDAVIATGSNNTARYFEYYFKNKPNIIRKNRNSVAVITGEESKEELKLLSEDIFRYFGLGCRNVSKLFIPKNYDFDHFFKGIYHWNDIINQNKYANNYDYNKAVYLMSQFNILDNGFLMLKEDENYGSPISVLFYEYYDDQNQLQQRLNDEAEKLQCIVKKETSAKNEVKFGKTQHPKLWDYADGVDTIQFLINLN, encoded by the coding sequence ATGACAATAAAAGAACGGATTTCATATTTTTCCAAATTAGGCGATTTTCTTAAGAATTTTAAAGCTGAAGACACTTCTGCTTTAAATCTTTCAGAAATGGATAGAAAATATTTTGATAAACTTCAAGAAAAAGTAAACTCAGCTGTACATTACAATGGCTGGTTTACTAAAGAAAATGTTTTATTCTCTTTAGATCAGTGGAGTAAAGCATTAACTTCAGAAAATCTTGAGATCTGGTTAGCTCCTTATAATTTTCAAGAAGAACAAAATCCAAAAACGATTGCCGTGATTATGGCGGGAAATATTCCTTTAGTTGGATTCCACGATTTTCTAAGTGTTCTAATTAGTGGGCACAATGTGCTTATTAAGCAGTCTGATAACGATAAGCAGCTTTTACCGATTCTATGTAATTATTTAGTTGAATTAAATTCAGAATTTAAATCCAAGATAAGAATTACCAAAGATCGCCTGGAAGATTTTGATGCAGTGATCGCCACTGGAAGCAACAATACCGCAAGATATTTTGAATATTACTTCAAAAATAAGCCGAATATTATTCGTAAGAATCGAAATTCAGTCGCTGTAATAACTGGTGAAGAATCCAAAGAAGAATTGAAATTGCTTTCTGAAGATATTTTTAGATATTTTGGTTTGGGATGTCGCAACGTCTCAAAATTATTTATACCTAAAAATTACGATTTTGATCATTTCTTTAAAGGAATTTATCATTGGAACGATATTATCAATCAAAACAAATACGCAAATAATTACGATTATAATAAAGCGGTTTATTTAATGAGTCAGTTTAATATTCTAGATAATGGATTTTTAATGCTGAAGGAAGATGAAAACTACGGCTCCCCTATCTCTGTGTTATTTTACGAATATTATGACGACCAAAACCAACTTCAGCAACGTTTAAATGATGAGGCTGAAAAATTGCAGTGTATCGTAAAAAAGGAAACTTCAGCAAAAAATGAAGTGAAATTTGGAAAAACACAGCATCCCAAATTATGGGATTATGCTGATGGTGTAGATACCATTCAGTTTTTAATTAATCTAAACTAA
- the serC gene encoding 3-phosphoserine/phosphohydroxythreonine transaminase, whose protein sequence is MKKHNFSAGPCILPQEVFEKASQAVLDFNNSGLSILEISHRSDAFVSVIEEARSLVLELLGLQNKGYQALFLHGGASMQFLMVAYNLLQKKAAYTNTGTWSSKAIKEAKMFGKVAEVASSKDKNFNYIPKDYQIPEGIDYFHCTSNNTIYGTQMKSFPKTTAPLVCDMSSDILSRTLDFSQFDLIYAGAQKNMGPAGVTVAIVKEDILGKVERQIPSMMDYKVHIDKDSMFNTPSVFAIYTSLLNLRWLKNKGGISGIEAQNDAKAKLLYTEIDRNPLFKGFAEKEDRSTMNPTFNLTEGADKASFDKLWKEANINGINGHRSVGGYRASMYNALPLESVQTLVDVMQHFEKTS, encoded by the coding sequence ATGAAAAAACATAATTTTAGCGCCGGCCCATGTATTTTGCCACAAGAAGTTTTTGAAAAAGCATCTCAGGCAGTTTTAGATTTTAACAATAGCGGACTTTCAATCTTGGAAATTTCACATCGTAGTGATGCGTTTGTGTCGGTAATCGAAGAAGCGCGTTCTCTAGTTTTAGAACTTTTAGGACTTCAAAACAAAGGCTATCAAGCGCTATTTTTGCATGGTGGCGCAAGTATGCAGTTTTTGATGGTGGCGTACAATTTACTTCAGAAAAAAGCAGCGTACACCAATACCGGTACGTGGAGTTCTAAAGCTATAAAAGAAGCTAAAATGTTTGGCAAAGTTGCTGAGGTTGCATCTTCTAAAGATAAAAACTTTAATTACATTCCAAAAGATTACCAAATCCCTGAAGGTATAGACTACTTTCACTGTACCAGTAACAATACTATTTATGGTACCCAAATGAAATCTTTTCCCAAAACTACTGCTCCACTGGTTTGTGATATGAGTAGTGATATTTTATCTAGAACTTTAGATTTTTCACAATTTGATTTGATCTATGCCGGTGCGCAAAAAAATATGGGACCTGCGGGAGTAACTGTTGCAATCGTCAAAGAAGATATTCTAGGCAAAGTAGAGCGCCAAATCCCTTCGATGATGGATTATAAAGTACATATCGATAAGGATAGCATGTTTAATACGCCTTCTGTTTTCGCAATTTATACTTCTTTACTGAATTTAAGATGGTTAAAAAATAAAGGCGGAATTTCAGGAATTGAAGCTCAGAACGATGCAAAGGCAAAATTACTTTATACTGAAATAGATCGAAACCCGCTATTTAAAGGCTTTGCTGAAAAAGAAGATCGTTCTACTATGAATCCTACCTTTAATCTTACTGAAGGAGCAGATAAAGCAAGTTTTGATAAACTTTGGAAAGAAGCCAATATCAACGGTATAAACGGCCATAGAAGTGTGGGGGGATATCGTGCTTCTATGTATAACGCCCTACCTCTAGAAAGCGTACAAACACTTGTTGATGTAATGCAACATTTCGAAAAAACCTCTTAA
- a CDS encoding NAD(P)-dependent oxidoreductase: MNILVTDGLSQAAVSQLTEAGFNVLSVKVAQPQLKEYINAKKIEGIISRSTFIENEILDQCPQLKFIAVIGDQKIVDSVERTEKNGIQIITSNVAATRSVAELVFAHLLGGSRYLHHANRTMPLEGDMSFKDLRNFYAGGIELKGKTLGIIGLGKVGHEVAKIAFAFGMKVIATDPNVAESNIQLQIQDQTVNIKLETVSLEEVLKSSDFISISVSTQQKPLIGIKEIAMMKPEAGIINISNGNAIDEEALIAALEDANLKFAGLDTFDNEPKPAIKLLMNERISLTPHIGSLTSAATESAGDLIAQKIISKFHGKSGMDFFK, from the coding sequence ATGAATATTTTAGTTACCGATGGACTTTCACAAGCCGCAGTTTCACAATTAACCGAAGCTGGTTTTAATGTATTATCGGTTAAAGTAGCCCAACCTCAACTAAAAGAATATATCAATGCTAAAAAAATTGAAGGCATTATTTCACGATCTACTTTTATTGAAAATGAAATTTTAGATCAATGTCCACAACTTAAGTTTATTGCGGTAATTGGTGATCAAAAAATAGTTGATTCTGTAGAACGCACCGAAAAAAATGGAATACAAATCATCACATCGAATGTTGCAGCAACAAGATCTGTAGCCGAGCTTGTGTTTGCACATCTACTGGGTGGCAGTCGTTATCTGCATCATGCCAATAGAACCATGCCTTTAGAAGGTGATATGAGTTTTAAAGATTTGAGGAATTTCTATGCAGGCGGAATTGAACTGAAAGGTAAGACGCTAGGAATTATCGGTCTAGGAAAAGTAGGTCACGAAGTGGCTAAAATAGCTTTTGCTTTTGGAATGAAGGTTATCGCTACCGATCCTAATGTCGCGGAATCTAATATTCAGCTGCAAATTCAGGATCAAACTGTAAATATAAAGCTTGAAACTGTTTCTTTGGAAGAAGTTTTAAAAAGTTCAGATTTTATAAGTATAAGCGTTTCTACTCAACAAAAACCACTAATTGGCATCAAGGAGATTGCCATGATGAAACCTGAAGCAGGAATCATTAATATTTCTAACGGAAATGCAATAGATGAAGAAGCCTTAATCGCAGCCTTAGAAGATGCTAATCTGAAATTCGCAGGTTTGGACACTTTTGATAATGAACCGAAACCAGCCATAAAACTTTTAATGAACGAGAGAATTTCTTTAACGCCACATATAGGTAGCCTTACCAGTGCAGCCACCGAAAGTGCCGGAGATTTAATTGCGCAAAAAATTATCTCTAAATTCCACGGAAAATCGGGAATGGATTTTTTTAAATAG
- a CDS encoding DUF937 domain-containing protein, translating to MASILDILNTNLGNELISKASNETGESSEKVSSVLSMVLPIILGNFKNKIQEGSIDSLYELLEEAPDPFKFLKIFSEKDNKELIKCGEDYSEIILGENLENIAKTISDSLSIPPNLVQKIAKLAIPVTIAVLSIQKQKENLKNDDIELLIDSALGSSSKYNNSFLEIILDHQEGANIINEASGMVLGKHNKKESVLKGYTGGK from the coding sequence ATGGCCTCAATCTTAGATATATTAAATACAAATCTTGGTAATGAGCTTATAAGTAAAGCTTCAAATGAAACCGGAGAATCTTCAGAAAAAGTTTCTTCGGTTTTAAGTATGGTACTGCCTATTATTCTTGGTAATTTTAAAAATAAAATACAGGAAGGTAGTATTGATAGCCTTTACGAATTATTAGAAGAAGCTCCAGATCCTTTTAAGTTTTTGAAAATATTTTCAGAAAAAGACAATAAAGAGCTTATTAAATGCGGAGAGGATTATAGTGAAATTATTTTAGGTGAAAATTTAGAGAATATCGCTAAAACCATTAGCGATTCTTTGAGTATACCACCAAATTTGGTGCAAAAAATCGCGAAACTTGCGATCCCTGTCACCATTGCTGTTTTAAGTATCCAAAAACAAAAAGAGAATTTAAAGAATGATGATATTGAGTTGTTAATAGATAGCGCGCTTGGATCTTCTTCAAAATATAATAACTCTTTTTTAGAGATTATTTTGGATCACCAGGAAGGTGCTAATATTATAAATGAAGCTTCTGGTATGGTATTAGGCAAGCATAATAAAAAAGAAAGTGTTTTAAAAGGATACACCGGTGGCAAATAA
- a CDS encoding DUF6146 family protein, with amino-acid sequence MKNVLYLVLMVLFVYSCGLTKNNGRSGRNANTKNDTVRIANDSLEYEIIIIEPGFNLFINSIARPEGYYSQNYLENKNRILVTDYNNRVLQPMRYNDNLYVQQINYDPQIDYGYEVNYLLYYYFVYLSRQYNQRFSVPTRI; translated from the coding sequence ATGAAAAATGTACTTTATTTAGTCTTAATGGTGCTGTTTGTATACAGCTGTGGTTTAACAAAGAATAATGGCAGAAGCGGCAGAAACGCCAATACTAAAAACGATACCGTTCGCATTGCAAATGATAGTTTGGAATATGAAATTATAATTATAGAGCCCGGTTTTAATCTTTTTATAAATAGTATTGCAAGGCCAGAAGGTTATTATTCGCAAAATTACTTAGAAAATAAAAACCGCATTTTAGTAACAGATTATAATAACCGTGTGCTCCAACCGATGCGTTATAATGATAATCTTTACGTGCAGCAAATTAATTACGATCCTCAGATCGATTATGGGTACGAAGTAAATTATCTTCTATACTATTATTTTGTTTATTTAAGCCGGCAATACAATCAAAGGTTTAGCGTCCCTACTCGCATTTAA
- a CDS encoding DUF6787 family protein — protein MEKLKERWGLTSNRQLIVIFIVFAITGSTAAKLATPVTAFLGITSEHGWYIYWPARILLIFPIYQVLLVVIGWIFGQFDFFWAFEKKMLSRLGLGKFFK, from the coding sequence ATGGAGAAATTAAAAGAACGCTGGGGATTAACTTCTAACCGCCAGCTTATTGTAATCTTTATAGTTTTTGCAATTACCGGATCCACGGCCGCAAAATTAGCAACACCGGTTACAGCTTTTCTAGGCATTACTTCAGAGCATGGGTGGTATATCTACTGGCCCGCAAGAATCTTACTTATATTTCCTATTTATCAGGTTTTGCTAGTAGTAATTGGATGGATTTTTGGCCAATTTGACTTTTTCTGGGCTTTCGAAAAGAAAATGCTAAGCCGATTGGGATTGGGTAAATTTTTTAAGTAA